A region of Sesamum indicum cultivar Zhongzhi No. 13 linkage group LG7, S_indicum_v1.0, whole genome shotgun sequence DNA encodes the following proteins:
- the LOC105166301 gene encoding uncharacterized protein LOC105166301 — protein sequence MFSEGGRKDDVNDEDEDSDLFDSDYDISTEVEDDDILFDDYVDDKTTSDLEVDDENNSDGLSGSSDDGETDIMGDEIDLNENKVSDDEQSESSYPIFNPAEKFDPTFTLGMMFSTKGELRNAIQSHAIKTRRHIICTKSDPSRYYAKCGDTNCDWRLHARKVKDECTFQIRDYNPKHKCAKTFNLKNVKSSWLCDKYLDKFKSDPKRSVKGFRVDAINEIRCHISKDQAYRAKRKALKKLEGSPEYQYTRLWDYADEIRRTNPGSTVIVGTEDVGRENRFSKFYVCFSAMKIGFKEGCRKIIGVDGCHLKGPHGGILLTAVGVDPNNNLYPIAYAVVNTESRETWEWFLILLKTDLAIENQSEYGTGNLIWKHAIGHPITSSAYVDENTQVMSNGSILSGRLICVCDSSSGMHVLTVDSNSIGGSKQNMKDIVQEFARLDLEDET from the exons ATGTTTAGTGAGGGGGGTAGAAAAGATGATGTTAATGATGAAGATGAGGATTCAGACTTGTTTGATTCTGATTATGATATATCAACAGAGGTAGAAGATGATGAcatattatttgatgattatGTGGATGATAAAACAACATCAGATTTAGAAGTTGATGATGAAAACAACTCTGATGGTCTAAGTGGGTCTAGTGATGATGGTGAGACAGATATTATGGGTGATGAGATTGatctaaatgaaaataaagtcaGTGATGATGAGCAAAGTGAATCTAGCTACCCTATTTTTAATCCTGCTGAAAAATTTGATCCAACATTTACATTGGGGATGATGTTTAGCACAAAGGGTGAGCTTAGAAATGCTATTCAGTCACATGCAATTAAGACAAGAAGACATATAATTTGCACAAAAAGTGACCCAAGCAGATACTATGCTAAATGTGGTGATACAAATTGTGATTGGAGGTTACATGCTCGTAAAGTAAAAGATGAATGCACTTTTCAGATTAGGGATTACAACCCTAAACACAAGTGTGCCAAGACTTTCAATCTAAAAAATGTAAAGTCTAGTTGGCTCTGTGATAAATATCTTGACAAATTCAAATCTGATCCCAAGAGGTCTGTGAAGGGGTTTAGAGTGGATGCTATAAATGAGATTAGATGTCATATCTCCAAAGATCAAGCATATAGAGCCAAAAGAAAAGCATTGAAAAAACTTGAGGGCAGTCCTGAGTACCAATATACAAGACTTTGGGATTATGCAGATGAGATTAGAAGAACCAATCCAGGTAGCACTGTCATTGTGGGGACTGAAGATGTGGGAAGGGAAAACAGATTTAGTaagttttatgtttgtttttcagCAATGAAAATTGGTTTCAAAGAGGGGTGTAGGAAGATAATTGGTGTTGATGGGTGCCACTTAAAGGGGCCTCATGGGGGAATTCTTCTAACTGCAGTAGGGGTGGATCCAAACAACAATCTTTACCCAATTGCATATGCTGTTGTAAACACAGAATCAAGGGAAACTTGGGAGTggtttttgattttgttgaaaactGATTTGGCTATTGAAAATCAGAGTGAATAT GGAACAGGTAATCTAATCTGGAAGCATGCAATTGGACATCCAATTACTTCATCTGCTTATGTAGATGAGAACACCCAAGTGATGTCTAATGGCTCCATTCTGTCTGGCAG GTTAATCTGCGTCTGTGACAGTTCTAGTGGTATGCATGTGCTTACAGTTGACTCGAATTCTATTGGAGGTTCAAAGCAAAATATGAAAGACATAGTACAGGAATTTGCTCGATTGGACTTGGAAGACGAGACCTAA
- the LOC105166183 gene encoding cytosolic sulfotransferase 15-like — MEKSAELSKDETTEELLLQTLEQQRNFDGTPLCLYQGLWCPTFVFRPLLSLQKNFKPHDNSIVLASLPKAGTTLLKALLFSIVNRDRFPIDQSPLLTTNPHKLVLSLECSYFADHDNPDSGNLPQPGVFSTHLPLQVLSSSMIGSTSKIVYVSRNPLDQFISEREFLLKIRTVPDCEPLPLDQAFDMFCKGEHAFGPFWDHILGYWRASLENPDRVLFLQYEDMKRDSVSHVKKIAEFLGLPFSDEEEKRGLIREISDLCSFEKLKNLETNKTEIHHGNIANSSFFRKGEIGDWRNHLSPAMAERMKEVVDVKLSGSGLKLDTYIKP, encoded by the coding sequence atggAGAAATCAGCTGAGCTCTCAAAGGATGAGACCACTGAAGAGTTGTTGCTACAGACTTTAGAACAACAACGTAATTTCGATGGCACGCCATTGTGCCTTTACCAGGGGCTTTGGTGTCCAACTTTTGTATTCCGACCGCTGCTATCTCTGCAGAAAAACTTCAAACCCCACGACAATAGTATTGTGCTGGCATCTTTGCCTAAAGCTGGAACCACCTTGCTGAAAGCCCTTCTCTTTTCTATCGTCAACCGGGACCGTTTTCCCATTGATCAGAGCCCCCTTCTCACCACCAATCCCCACAAACTTGTCTTATCCTTGGAGTGCTCCTACTTTGCTGATCACGACAACCCTGATTCTGGAAACCTACCTCAGCCCGGAGTCTTCTCCACACACCTGCCTCTCCAAGTGCTCTCGAGTTCCATGATTGGTTCTACCTCTAAGATTGTCTACGTATCAAGAAATCCATTAGACCAGTTCATTTCTGAGCGGGAGTTCTTACTGAAAATCCGTACAGTTCCCGATTGCGAGCCCCTCCCTCTCGACCAGGCTTTTGACATGTTCTGCAAAGGTGAGCATGCTTTCGGGCCTTTCTGGGACCATATTCTTGGATACTGGAGAGCAAGCCTGGAAAATCCGGACAGGGTGTTATTTCTGCAATACGAGGATATGAAAAGGGATAGCGTTTCGCATGTAAAGAAGATTGCTGAGTTCCTTGGATTGCCATTCTCGGATGAGGAAGAGAAAAGAGGGTTGATCAGAGAGATATCTGACCTGTGCAGTTTTGAAAAGCTCAAGAACTTGGAAACCAACAAGACCGAAATCCATCACGGAAATATTGCCAACAGTTCGTTTTTCAGGAAAGGTGAGATTGGAGACTGGAGAAACCATCTCAGTCCTGCCATGGCTGAAAGAATGAAGGAAGTTGTGGATGTGAAGTTGAGTGGAAGTGGATTGAAGCTGGATACGTACATCAAGCCTTGA